The Clostridium aceticum genomic interval TCCTAGAGTTCAGGCTGCCTATCATTCAACAGATCTTAATGGTAGGATAGCTAGTGCCACTGCTATTAGAGAGCACCTTCACAATAAAAAAGACCTAAAAGAACTAAAAAATGTTATGCCCCCCTCCTCCTTCAGGATTTTAAAAAAAGGCATCGAAGGTAAAATAGCACCTATCTTTAAAGAGGACTTTGAAAAGACGATTTTGACCCTTTTAAGACGAGAAAGCAAAGAAGGTCTTTCCCTTTACTTTGATATAACGGAGGGCTTAGAAAACAAAATTCTTCAGTGCAGTAACAGTTGTAACTCTTTAACAGAACTATATCATTGTGTGAAAAGCAAAAGATATACATTAACCCGTCTTCAAAGAATTTGTATGCATGTGTTGCTAAATCTAAAAAAAACAGATATCATAGACTTTACCCTCCATGGAGGGCCTCAGTATCTTCGTATCCTTGCTTTAAACAATAAAGGTAGGGAGATTTTAAAAAAATGTAAAAGCAAATCTACTATACCTATTATTAATAAGATTAATCAATATCATCCTCAAAATGAGCTGGCAAAAAAAATGTTAGCAACAGATATAAGAGCCACCAATCTATATGCTCTAGCAATGAATCCTGATGATTACGCTGCTGGACCTTTGGACTTTTATATAAGTCCTTATTACGAGGAAATATAATTAATAATTTGAGTTGTGCAATTATCTAGTCTGTTAAAGTTCATGGAGCTATCATAATAAAAGAATATATACTTTTAATAACAAATATATATTTATTATTAAGGTTTTATCTCCAGCTTATCAAAAGATGCTACCTTTAAAATCATAGGTAGTTTTTTTTAACTATTTACTTTAACAGGGGGAATACTATGTTTGGTGTTTTTATGATACTACTAGTACTAGCAGTAGGTATATTTTTCATCCGCTATAAAGCCCAAAGAAAAAGACTACAAAAGCTTTTAGTGGATTACCTAATTATATTGGTGGTTGCAGTTTTAGTGGTTTGTATTATTATTTTTCCAAATCAGTCTGTAAAGGCTGCTTACGAGGGTCTTAAGGTGTGGTTTGCGGTTGTTTTACCTGCTTTACTTCCCTTTTTTATAGGATCAGAATTGCTGGTGGGCTTGGGGGTTGTTAAGTTTATTGGTACGCTGTTGGAGCCTATTATGCGTCCTCTTTTTAATGTTCCGGGAGAAGGCTCTTTTGCCTTTGCTATGAGCGTCACTTCTGGTTATCCTGTTGGGGTGAAAATCACTACAAAACTACGTTCAGAAGGTCTACTGTCACAGATAGAAGCACAGCGCCTTGTTGCCTTTTGTAGTACTTCAGGACCGTTATTCTTAATTGGTGCTGTTTCTATCGGTATGTTTAAATCCTCTGAAGTAGGTATGCTTTTAGCTATTTGTCACTACGTAGCAGCTGTCATTGTCGGCCTTTTTTTTAGTTTTTATAAAAGAGGCTATCGTGAAAACTTCTCTCCTTCTTCGCCATCAACACATAGAAATTTAATTAAGAAGGCTTTTATGCAGTTAAATATTGCACGCAAAAAAAATCCTCCCTTCGGAATTTTACTAGGTAATGCCGTTAGAGAATCTATCAACACCATGTTGATGGTAGGAGGCTTCATTGTTTTATTTTCTGTAATTATTAATATCCTTGATATTATTGGTTTAATCGATATCGTGGCGAATTGTCTATACTTTTTACTTCAACCCCTCCATATAGATTTTTCTATTATTAGAGCTATCATTACAGGTTTCTTTGAAATAACAATAGGGTCTAAGATGGTGGCAGACACTTTAAACACAGCTCTCATCCATCGTATTGCTGCCACTGCTTTTATCATTGGTTGGAGTGGTTTTTCAATCCACGCTCAATCTATTAGTATTTTGAGTACTACTGATATCAATCTCTATCTTTACATATTTTCAAAACTGCTGCACGGCATTTTTTCTTATATTCTTGTTTATTTAGTTTATCCTATATTTACAACATTCTTTACTTTTACCATTCCTACTTCTTATTATAGTGAAGGGTTATCCTTATATGAAAAAATCATTAGCAATTTAAAGTTTTCAGTAGAAATTTTTATCTTACTCTTTATTGGCATCCTATTCATCTCTTTATTCATTGGTTTTGGGGGTTTAATTACCCATCATTTTAAAAATAAAGCTTAAAAGGGATGAAGTAGATTACTTCATCCCTTTTAACTCATCTCTATTAGTTTTTACAGTTTCCATTAGCCCATCTAAAACACCTTCAACATTAGATAGTATTTCATCGGCATAATCTCTAGCACCTAAACGCATTTCTTTCGCTCCCATTTGTGCTTCAGCAATAATTTCCTCTGCCTGACTACGAGCTATCTTTGTAATTTCATCCTGTTCCACCATAGCTATAACATGTTCATTAGCTTCTTCAATAATAGTATCTGCTTCCTGTTGAGCCTCCACCAGAATTCTCTGTCTTTCTTCTTTGATCCATTGAGCTTGCTTCACTTCATCTGGCAGATGTATTCTTATTTCTTTAATCACTTCCAATACTTCATCTCTATCCACCAGCACTTTATGAGCAAAGGGTATTGACGATCCACTTTCTATAATTTCTTCTAATTCTTCCAACAATTTCAGTACATCCACAATCATTCCCCCCTGTTTTTTAAAAATACATTTTTAAATTTTTTGAAAGATTGCTTCCTTTGTCGATTCTGGAACCAAACCCTCTATACATCCTCCAAATTTAGCCACTTCCTTTACTAAACTAGAGCTAAGATAGGAATTTTTGCTGCTAGTCATTAAAAAAATTGTTTCTACATCTGGTGCTAGTTTCCTATTCATCAGTGCCATCTGAAATTCATATTCAAAATCAGATACGGCCCTTAAACCTTTAATAATGATATTAGCATTATTTTTTTTAGCATAATCTATCAATAGCCCAGAAAAACAATCTACTGTAACATTTTCGTAAGCGGCTGCAGCTTCCTTTATTAGAGCAACTCTTTCTTCTAGTGAAAACAATGGATTTTTACTAGGATTTTGAAGTACAGATACAACAACTTGATCACACAACTTGGACGCTCTTTCAATGATATCTAAATGTCCATTAGTAATTGGATCAAAACTTCCAGGATAAATACCTATTTTCATTAAACTTCCTCCTTTAGTTTATAAAAAGTAGCGCTTGTATTTCCGTAACTTTTGCTGCGAAATTGTAAAATAGAACCTATTTCTTCAGGCATATCCTCATCTTTATCATGTTCTACAATAATCATACCAGAAGGTTGCAATAGCTTGTTTTTAGCTATTTCTTCCAAGGCAGCAATTGCCAGTCCTTGTTTATAGGGCGGGTCCATAAAAATAATATTAGCTTGTACATTTCTACCGGCTAGTCTATTGATGGCAGAAATTACATCTGATTGTAATATTTCCGACTTAGTAATCAAATTTGTTTTTTGTAAATTTTTCTTGATAATATCTATACTTTCTTGGTTTTTATCTACAAAGTATACTTTTTCAGCTTTTCTTGATAAAGCTTCTATACCTAGGTTTCCCGTACCAGAAAACAAGTCAATAACGATGCTATCATATAAATAGTTCTGTACAATGTTAAAAATTGACTCCTTCACACGGTCTGAGGTAGGTCTAATCTGTAAATCCTTTGGCGTAAAAAGTCTAAGACCTCTAGCCTCTCCAGCAATAACTCTCATAAATTTCCTCCTTAGGCAGCTATATCTATATTTTAACATACCAACTATTGGTTAACAAAATATTTTTCTAATATATAGGAGATTCCCTTCCGTATTTCCTCCATATTTCACATTGTACAACTTTCTTATTACTTTTATACTAACAATAAAAGGAACAATCTCAGCTGTCCCTTTTATCAGTTAAGTACCTTGAAAACCATTAAATTTTTCCTCTAGCTTTTCTCTTAATAAAGGATATTGTTCCAACATCAAATACGGATCTTCTTGCAGCAATTCCTCTACTTGACCTTGTACTTTTTTCAAAACCTTTATATGTTTAAATAAATTCGCTATTTTTAAATCCGGTAATCCATGCTGTCTTACACCAAAAAATTCTCCAGGTCCTCTAATTTCTAGATCCCTCTCAGATATAATAAAACCATCTGTAGTCTCTTCCATGATCTTCATTCTTTCTTTTGCTATCTTACTTTTATTATTATGTATTAACAAACAGTAGGATTGGAAGTCTCCTCTTCCTACTCTACCTCTTAATTGATGTAGCTGAGCCAAACCAAAGCGTTCAGCATTTTCTATAATCATCATGGTAGCATTAGGCACATTTACCCCTACCTCTATGACGGTAGTGGATACCAATACATGTATTTTATTCTCCAAGAATAATTTCATTACGGTTTCTTTTTCTTTAGAATTCATTTTACCATGTAGTAGCCCCACCTCATAATCAACAAAATAAGTAGCAGCCAGTTCTTCTTTTATCTCTGTAGCAGCCTTAGCTTCTATTGCCTCTGACTCCTCCACCAAAGGACATACCACATAGGCTTGTCTACCTAAGGCTAGTTCTTTTTTAGCAGTAGCATAAGCTCTTTCCTTTTCTTCTATAATTAAGCTATGGGTTTTAATTTCTTTTCGCCCTGGAGGCAACACATCAATGATAGATATATCTAAATCTCCATATAAAATCAGTGCCAACGTTCTAGGAATAGGTGTGGCTGTCATAACTAAAATATGAGGATTGTCTCCCTTTTCCGCAAGTATCGCCCTTTGGGCAACTCCAAAGCGATGCTGTTCATCAGTAATGACTAGGGCTAGTCTGTGAAAATTTACAGTTTCTTGAATAAGTGCATGTGTACCTATAATAATATCAATTTGACCTTCTTGTATTTCTTTTAATAATTGCTGTTTTCTTCCTTTTGTTAAACTACCGGTTAGTAGACCAATCCTTATTCCCATAGGCTCTAAAAGTTGTTTTAGAGAAGTATAATGCTGTTCTGCTAATATTTCTGTAGGCACCATGAAGGCACCTTGACAACCATTCATGACAGCTTTATATAATGCAATAATAGCTACAATCGTTTTACCAGAACCTACATCTCCTTGGACCAATCGGTTCATAGGAACTTCCCTTTCTAAGTCCTTTAAAATCTCACCTATCACGTTTTGTTGTGCCGAAGTAAGACGAAAAGGAAGCCCTTGGATAAAAGAAGCGATGCCATCCTTCATCGTAAGAGGGATGCTT includes:
- a CDS encoding ATPase; protein product: MDVLKLLEELEEIIESGSSIPFAHKVLVDRDEVLEVIKEIRIHLPDEVKQAQWIKEERQRILVEAQQEADTIIEEANEHVIAMVEQDEITKIARSQAEEIIAEAQMGAKEMRLGARDYADEILSNVEGVLDGLMETVKTNRDELKGMK
- the rsmD gene encoding 16S rRNA (guanine(966)-N(2))-methyltransferase RsmD, producing MRVIAGEARGLRLFTPKDLQIRPTSDRVKESIFNIVQNYLYDSIVIDLFSGTGNLGIEALSRKAEKVYFVDKNQESIDIIKKNLQKTNLITKSEILQSDVISAINRLAGRNVQANIIFMDPPYKQGLAIAALEEIAKNKLLQPSGMIIVEHDKDEDMPEEIGSILQFRSKSYGNTSATFYKLKEEV
- the recG gene encoding ATP-dependent DNA helicase RecG — its product is MEMLKKDIQYIKGVGPKRLSLLKKLKIYSVEDMLYHFPRDYENRSISKKIVELQPGDQTTVYGFVVGKCQSTYVRKGLNINRYLLKDATGSMTITFFNQSYMKNKFNHKDYLMLYGKVKGCPKGLEMVNPTYEVITPNETPIKEGIVPIYPSTEGLNQKQMMHIQRNIVEALENLDDYLPEDMIKKNKLCSLQFALKNIHFPTSLQQMKIAKYRLVFEELLLLQLALIKIKKKTIKQQKSIPLTMKDGIASFIQGLPFRLTSAQQNVIGEILKDLEREVPMNRLVQGDVGSGKTIVAIIALYKAVMNGCQGAFMVPTEILAEQHYTSLKQLLEPMGIRIGLLTGSLTKGRKQQLLKEIQEGQIDIIIGTHALIQETVNFHRLALVITDEQHRFGVAQRAILAEKGDNPHILVMTATPIPRTLALILYGDLDISIIDVLPPGRKEIKTHSLIIEEKERAYATAKKELALGRQAYVVCPLVEESEAIEAKAATEIKEELAATYFVDYEVGLLHGKMNSKEKETVMKLFLENKIHVLVSTTVIEVGVNVPNATMMIIENAERFGLAQLHQLRGRVGRGDFQSYCLLIHNNKSKIAKERMKIMEETTDGFIISERDLEIRGPGEFFGVRQHGLPDLKIANLFKHIKVLKKVQGQVEELLQEDPYLMLEQYPLLREKLEEKFNGFQGT
- a CDS encoding nucleotidyltransferase translates to MKVLGLITEYNPFHNGHLHHLNESKVLTGCTHTVAVMSGNFLQRGEPALIHKWERAKMAIQSGVDLVVELPTPYACATAELFAFGSVSLLHSMGVVNSLCFGSEYGKILLLEVIAEVLLLSPTEFKILLKGYLKEGLSFPSARSKALVDYLTIDTCFKLKSSDLQTIETIMNSPNNILAIEYMKVLKKLNSPILPYTIPRVQAAYHSTDLNGRIASATAIREHLHNKKDLKELKNVMPPSSFRILKKGIEGKIAPIFKEDFEKTILTLLRRESKEGLSLYFDITEGLENKILQCSNSCNSLTELYHCVKSKRYTLTRLQRICMHVLLNLKKTDIIDFTLHGGPQYLRILALNNKGREILKKCKSKSTIPIINKINQYHPQNELAKKMLATDIRATNLYALAMNPDDYAAGPLDFYISPYYEEI
- the coaD gene encoding pantetheine-phosphate adenylyltransferase produces the protein MKIGIYPGSFDPITNGHLDIIERASKLCDQVVVSVLQNPSKNPLFSLEERVALIKEAAAAYENVTVDCFSGLLIDYAKKNNANIIIKGLRAVSDFEYEFQMALMNRKLAPDVETIFLMTSSKNSYLSSSLVKEVAKFGGCIEGLVPESTKEAIFQKI
- the ylbJ gene encoding sporulation integral membrane protein YlbJ, which translates into the protein MFGVFMILLVLAVGIFFIRYKAQRKRLQKLLVDYLIILVVAVLVVCIIIFPNQSVKAAYEGLKVWFAVVLPALLPFFIGSELLVGLGVVKFIGTLLEPIMRPLFNVPGEGSFAFAMSVTSGYPVGVKITTKLRSEGLLSQIEAQRLVAFCSTSGPLFLIGAVSIGMFKSSEVGMLLAICHYVAAVIVGLFFSFYKRGYRENFSPSSPSTHRNLIKKAFMQLNIARKKNPPFGILLGNAVRESINTMLMVGGFIVLFSVIINILDIIGLIDIVANCLYFLLQPLHIDFSIIRAIITGFFEITIGSKMVADTLNTALIHRIAATAFIIGWSGFSIHAQSISILSTTDINLYLYIFSKLLHGIFSYILVYLVYPIFTTFFTFTIPTSYYSEGLSLYEKIISNLKFSVEIFILLFIGILFISLFIGFGGLITHHFKNKA